The window TCGGATTCCTTGGACACTCCTCCAACCTTAACTGGCACGGCTCGACGAAAGCATCAGGCCTCGCTCGCTAAAGAAAGGTTTGATTGATGATTTAATTTGGAACGACAGAGCCTGCGATTACGACTAGGTTGTCGACGAGACGCCGCTTACTTGCTGTCTGTGCAAGGATCGCAAACTTACCAGCTTCCGCTGGAGTGAAGTAGCCGGTCCATCGACTGCTCGTGATCGGACGCGTGTAAGGATTGGCGTTCTTATGCGCCGTCAACGCATCTGGAATTGCGTTCTCGAGAATCGTGAGACGTGACAGCCTGGCAATTATTCATCGAGCTTGAAAACTTTGATCTGAACCAACCGCGCAATTGTCAGATTCTTAAATCCGCGCGCCTTCATGCGCTCGACGAAGGGAGCGTCTATCTTGAATACGCTCATTTGAATCAGCTCTTCTTGAGTCGGTGAAAACCCCATGGCCCGCACGGCCCGAACCTTCTCTGGAGTTACACCGACAGCCTTCATGCCCGTGAGTTTCCCGGCAGCTAGCTCCGGATAACCCAAATCAGCCATCGCCCGCACATAGTCGGCGTCGACTTTCAAAGCGCGCAGACCCATCAGGTTTTCGGCGGTCATATCGGACACTCTCGCGTCCTTCATGCCTTTTACCCACTCGGTCGTCACATCCACCAGAGCATATCCCTGCAGCCGATCCGACGTCAGGTCATCAAAGCCCATCGCTTCCATCCGCTTCGTAAAATCAGCGTTCGGAGTGAAGGAGTAACTCCCTTGCAGTGCGCCATCATGCACCTTACCAACGCAACGCATCTCACCCGCCTCGGCTTTCATGCGCGCGTCCAATGTTGCACCCTCGCGCTGCAGATCCTCGGGAGCGATGCCGGTCCATTTATTCCATGGCATGTCGGAATTGCCTTCATGGCAATGGTCACGCCCGGCGCAATCACCACGATCCCAGCTGAACTCCAACTTTCCATCCCATCGTCCGTTCGTGATTGAGCAATTCTCCGGAGTCTCGGCCTGCGCCACTGCCGTCACGATCAGCAAACAGATTCCTAGAGCAACGCAACGCATAATAACCTCCGACGAATCACAGAAATTGCAGTTCAATTTCAATTGATGTGCTTACTCTTCATCCAGCAAACCGGACATCTTCAGACGCAACAGCTTGTCGAGATCTTTGCCGTCAAACCCGTGACTCTTTGCCTGTGCCAGAAATTTGTCGTCAAGGTGAAAGACTGCCGCGCGGCGCAACTCATCCATCGTAATTTTGGGAAACTGCTGCTTTAGCCAACCGACATACTCCGGAGTTACACCCTGCGCCTTCAGCGAGATGAGGTCTCGGAGATTCAGATCGCCAAAGTCGGTCTTCTTCATTGCAGCGGCGTATTCCGGAGTAATCCCGAGCGCCTTTTCTGTCGTAACCTCATGAAAGTCCTTTGCACCCAGACCGCTCTGTTTCAGTTCCGCGACATATTCCGGCGTCACGCCCAGCGCCTTGAGCGAGAGCAACTCATGCACCGATGGCTTGCCAAATCCAAGTGCGCCCATCGCCTTGGCATATTCCGGCGTCACACCCAGCGACTTCAGCGAAATCAGTGTGTTCAGATCGTTGTTCAGATCCAGCGGATACCCAGCGTCGCGCATCCCGTCAATATAGGAGATCCCTTTCGACTCGGACCGGGTCTCGGTCTTCGCTTCGGCCTGCATCATAGTCAACTCGGAAGAACGCCCCCCACCGGCCCTCAGCGACGAAACCTCAACGGCCTTCTGAACACCCGCCGGCTTTGATGCCTGTCCTCCAACCTGCATGACCGCCCGGCGCGTCTGGAATTTATCCGCGGAGGCGCCTTGTTGCATTGTTGGATCAAAATTTGGATCAACGATGATTGACGACGCGGCTGGCTTGATCGCCACAATCCGATCGGGCGTCGGCTGCGAAGCTGCGATAGCTTCCCTAATCTTCGGTCCAAACAGCAGTCCAAACATAACCACGGAAACTGCCGCCAATCGCACGCCACCAGTTATTCGATGCTCCATCGGTTCAACCCCTCCCAATACTTTCTCAATGCGTCCCAGCAGTACTCCTCCGCGGCCCTTAAACGCAACGGCGAGTTCCAGTCCCCTGGCTTTTTCCTCTTCCAATCGCAACAGAGTTTGAGCGTAGACAACCGGATCGGAACAGCTTTTCACCGCGATCTCATCACAACAAACCTCTCGCCGGTCGCGAACGATGCCGCTGATCCACCACACTGCCGGATGAAAGAAGAGCAAGGTTTCCAACGCGGTCTGCAACAGATTGCAAGCATAGTCCCAGCGGCGTATGTGGCCCAATTCATGAGCCAGCACAGCCTCGAGTTCTTCTCGGCTCAAGTGCAGAATGGCGCTGACAGGCAGGATGACTGTCGACTGCCAAACCCCCATGACCATTGGCGAGATCACTCGATCAGATACACGCAGAATAATCTCGCTGCCTACATTTACCCGCTTGCATACGTGCAAAAGGCTCGCTTTAACATCGTCAGGAACGACACCACAAGCGGTTCTTCGCAACTTCTCCAAGTGCCACCAGCCGCCAGCCGCCCGAACAGCAAGCAGCAGGATGCCAAGCATCCAGATCCCGTCGATCCACGGTATCCATGGGAGAAGCAACCGAGTATGGGATGCCAGCCAACCCTCCGGACTCTGCGCTCCGTCAACCAGCGTCACGGGAGATGAATGGTTAATCGACGGCTGCAAAGGAGGCATGAATGTTACCTGCATCGCCTGTCCGCCATTCTCAACGGCCCTTGATGGCGCCATATCTCGCATCTCGATGGCAAAGGTCGTCATTACAGTCGCGGGCATCAGTGCAAGAGCCCCGAGCGCCAGCGCGTACCGGATTCCAGAGGATGCGCGCAAGGTCATCCGATCAGCGCAGGCAAACATCAGCGCTACGATTGCCCCTTGCCAACAGAAGTGCAGCAGCGTCCATCCCAATGCCAATGATTCGTCGTAAGTCAGCCAGTTGACCGCTAATCCGCTCATTGTCGATCTCCCTGCATCCCTGATATTTAATTGTTGCGCGAGGCTTCCTTCTTCCGAATCAACTCACGGATCGCCTCTAACTCGGTATCGCTCGACTTTTCCATCTCAAGGGCTCGCAAAGCCAGTTGCGCTGCGCTGCCTGAGAAGAACCGCTCGCTCAACTCCCGCAGAAATCTGACCTCGGTGTCAGCCTGCGAAACCGCCGCGCGATAAACATGTGCACGCTCGCGCTCGTCGCGTTCCACCAGCCCTTTGTCGGCCATGATTTGCAAGAGTTTCAGCACCCCTGTGTAGACGACATCCCGCTTGAGATTCACTGCCTCATAAAGCTCCCGGACGGTGCCCGAGCCGCGCTCCCAGAGGAGCGCCAGCAACTCCAGTTCCCCTTCGGTCGGCCTCTGTATATCTCGCTTCTTCACCATGAGCCAGACAATATACGAGGAGATTCGTAGATGTCAACGAAATAATTCGTAGCTCGGAGAAAGCTCTCACGGCTCGCCTGTCGAACGAATCAAAACTCCTGGAACCGATGCCTTGAAATTCAGGCATCGGTGGCCAGCCAACGTCTATGGCTTCACTCCGTTACGGTCGGATCAAGCCACCCGCCATCGTTCGCTATCAGTTGATGCGCCTCTTCGGGGCCCCAAGTGCCCGGCGCGTAGGAATAGTACGGAGCGACGTTTCCGAGAACCGGTTCCACGATGCGCCATTGCGCCTCGACAAGATCCTGGCGCGAGAACAGTTCCGTGTTTCCCCGGCTGGCATCTCCCAGGAGCCGTTGATACGGGGGCATGTCATCTGCCGCCTGCCGGCGCAATTCCAGCTCGACATCCCGGCCCACCATGCGTTCCCCTGGGGTCTTGACGCGGACTCCTAGCCCGATCGACATGTCCGGACTGACGCGGATTCTCATGTGCGCCGACGTATTCGGCACATGCTCTCCAAAGGTCTCCTTGGGAGGCCGTTTGAATTCGACCAGGGCTTCCGTGCAGGTAACAGGAAGCATTTTGCCGGCACGAATGAAGATTGGAACTCCGGCCCAACGCCAACTGTCGATCTCTAGCCTGATCGCGACAAAGGTCTCGACGGTCGACCCGGGAGCGACGCCATGAACCTTGCGATAGCCCTCGTATTGACCTCGTACGACGTCCTCGGCTTTTAGCGGTCGAATGGCCCGCATCAATTCGCCCTTCCGATCCCGCGCCGCGTCGTTGTCTTCTCCGGTTGGAGGGTCCATTGTGAGGTTTGCGACCACCTGCAGCATGTGATTCTGAACAACATCCAGAAGCGCGCCTACCTCATCGTAGAAATGGCCTCTATCCTGAACTCCGAAGTTTTCAGCCATCGTGATCTGAATGCTGCGAACGTGATCGCGATTCCAGATTGGCTCGAACATCGGGTTGGCAAAACGCGTGTATAGGATGTTCTGCACTGGTTCTTTGCCCAGATAGTGATCGATACGAAAAATGTTCTCTTCGGGAAAATACTGCTGGAGCATCCGGCCAAGCTCTTTCGCGGATTTCACGTCTCGCCCAAAAGGCTTTTCGACGACGACTCGAGCATTCTCGGCACAGCCTGACTTGGCGAGATTCTCCGCTACAGCTCCGAAGAGGCTTGGGGGAATAGCGAGATAGTGCAACGGTCTCTGCGCCTGGCCCAACTCCGCACGAAGCTGCGCAAAGGTGTTGGGATCGTTGTAGTCGCCATCCACGTACTGCAGCAGATCCAGGATCTTGTCGCAGACCGCGGGATCGACACAGCCGTGATGCGCGAGGCTATCTTTGGCGCGAGCTTTGAGCTGATCCAGGTTCCAGCCAGCTTTAGCCACGCCGATGATCGGAAGATTGAAGCCTTCGTCGCGGATCAACCCGTGGAGCGCGGGAAAAATTTGTTTGTAGGCAAGGTCGCCGGTTGCGCCAAAGAATACGAAGGCGTCGGAATAAGCAGCGGTCATGATTGATCCTCCAGGTGCCAAGGTCGAGTAACCCTCATTGAGGATTTCGCCTCCACATCTGATAAAGTCCCCAGGCGGAAAGGGTGCAACAATCTTGGATTGTGCCGTCGAGCATCATCTTCTCAAACTCGGCGATAGAGACGGAATGGGCAACCAGATCGTGCTCTTCAGGATCCGGATCTTTCTCGGTGACGGTGAGCCCGGTGGCCAGAAAGACATGCTGCTTCTGATTCGAGTAACCGTAGGCGATCCACATTGCTCCCAGATAGACCATCTGGGCTGCGTGGAGCCCAAGTTCCTCTTTGAGTTCACCCCTGGCAAGCTCCTCAGGATCGACTCCGCCCATCTCCCAGCCGCCCTGCGGCAATTCCAGACATCGCTTCTGGATCGTGTAGCGGAATTGCTCGACGAGCCATACCCGCCCTTCCTCCTTTTCAAGATCCAGAGGAATGATAAGCGCGCAGTCGTCCTTGTCGACAACGCTGTAAATACCTTGCTTGCCGTTGGAACGCAGGATCTGATCTTCCCGCACGGACAGCCACGGATTGCGGTAGACTTCGCGAGTGGAAAGCGTGAGGATGCTCTTGTCTTGAGGCGGCTTTTCAGCGCTCATGGCTGGCGTATCTCGAGTTTTTCCGGGGTTGGCGCTTCCGGCAGCGACGGCACATCTTTGTATTCGATCAGAGCCTTATTGCGATTGGACAGGAATTGCAGTTGTCCAAGGAGAATTGGGATTTGCTGCAGATGTGAGTGAAAGCCATACAACAGCAGAGTGCTCCAGGGAGCTGACTTCCAACGGGACTGCCGCGCGGTCCGGGCTGCTACAGCGAACAGAAGTAGAAACCAAATCGCAATCGGCAAAAGCGACAGGAGGGCAACCGAGGCCGTTAGAGCCAGAACCGGACTCAGGAGCCAGAAGAGACCCCGCAGGCGGTTACGCCGCGCATCCTCTGACCACATTGGGTCAGAAGTATCGCGAAAACGGGCTGAAACCGCTGCAAAAGCATAACCGGCTCGCAGGGAACGACGCCAATATTGGGAAAAACGGGTAATGGCAAGGTCGTGCAAAGTCATCGGATGATCGATGTGCTGGATGTGCCAGCCAAGGGTGCGCATGCGACGACACATCTCCGGCTCTTCGCCGGCGATGAGTGTCTCATCGAAACCATCCACCGACTCCAAAGCTGCACGACGCATGAGCACATCACCGCCGCAGTAAGGGGTTTCACCGGGAGCAAAAACCCAATCGAGATCCAGCACGCGGACATAAATGGAGATGCACGGACAGATTTCGCGGCGATGGCCCCAAGCGGCTGCGTTGGTTGGATTCTTCCGCAGCTCGGCGAGCGCGGCGAGCGGGAAATCCGAGTTGAGTATCGTGTCGCCATCCAGAAAAAGGATCAGCTCCCCGGTTGCGTGGCGCCAACCGAGATTGCGCGCGCGAGCGGCGGTGAATGTTCCCGGAGATAATGGCAATACGGTAGCCCCAAGGCGTGCGGCGAGATCGAGGCTGCCGTCTGTGGATCCGGAATCCACGTACAGTATCTCGGTTGGTTGCCAACCCTGAATGGCCTGGGAACTCAGAATGCAGCGCTCCAGACGTTCCCCTTCATTGCGGCCGATAATGACGACCGAGAGATCAGGCAAAACAGGCAATGGCCGGAAGGAAGAGTTGGCCCCCGTCATGGCTGCATCTCCACGGTTTGAGAATCTCGCTGAATAGGGACGGCGGGCACGCCAGCCACCGTCGTTCCGGCGGCAACATCCTTGGTAACCACAGCATTAGCCCCGACGGTTGCGCCA is drawn from Acidicapsa acidisoli and contains these coding sequences:
- a CDS encoding BlaI/MecI/CopY family transcriptional regulator, translating into MVKKRDIQRPTEGELELLALLWERGSGTVRELYEAVNLKRDVVYTGVLKLLQIMADKGLVERDERERAHVYRAAVSQADTEVRFLRELSERFFSGSAAQLALRALEMEKSSDTELEAIRELIRKKEASRNN
- the zwf gene encoding glucose-6-phosphate dehydrogenase — encoded protein: MTAAYSDAFVFFGATGDLAYKQIFPALHGLIRDEGFNLPIIGVAKAGWNLDQLKARAKDSLAHHGCVDPAVCDKILDLLQYVDGDYNDPNTFAQLRAELGQAQRPLHYLAIPPSLFGAVAENLAKSGCAENARVVVEKPFGRDVKSAKELGRMLQQYFPEENIFRIDHYLGKEPVQNILYTRFANPMFEPIWNRDHVRSIQITMAENFGVQDRGHFYDEVGALLDVVQNHMLQVVANLTMDPPTGEDNDAARDRKGELMRAIRPLKAEDVVRGQYEGYRKVHGVAPGSTVETFVAIRLEIDSWRWAGVPIFIRAGKMLPVTCTEALVEFKRPPKETFGEHVPNTSAHMRIRVSPDMSIGLGVRVKTPGERMVGRDVELELRRQAADDMPPYQRLLGDASRGNTELFSRQDLVEAQWRIVEPVLGNVAPYYSYAPGTWGPEEAHQLIANDGGWLDPTVTE
- a CDS encoding NUDIX domain-containing protein, with amino-acid sequence MSAEKPPQDKSILTLSTREVYRNPWLSVREDQILRSNGKQGIYSVVDKDDCALIIPLDLEKEEGRVWLVEQFRYTIQKRCLELPQGGWEMGGVDPEELARGELKEELGLHAAQMVYLGAMWIAYGYSNQKQHVFLATGLTVTEKDPDPEEHDLVAHSVSIAEFEKMMLDGTIQDCCTLSAWGLYQMWRRNPQ
- a CDS encoding glycosyltransferase, whose amino-acid sequence is MTGANSSFRPLPVLPDLSVVIIGRNEGERLERCILSSQAIQGWQPTEILYVDSGSTDGSLDLAARLGATVLPLSPGTFTAARARNLGWRHATGELILFLDGDTILNSDFPLAALAELRKNPTNAAAWGHRREICPCISIYVRVLDLDWVFAPGETPYCGGDVLMRRAALESVDGFDETLIAGEEPEMCRRMRTLGWHIQHIDHPMTLHDLAITRFSQYWRRSLRAGYAFAAVSARFRDTSDPMWSEDARRNRLRGLFWLLSPVLALTASVALLSLLPIAIWFLLLFAVAARTARQSRWKSAPWSTLLLYGFHSHLQQIPILLGQLQFLSNRNKALIEYKDVPSLPEAPTPEKLEIRQP
- a CDS encoding M56 family metallopeptidase — encoded protein: MSGLAVNWLTYDESLALGWTLLHFCWQGAIVALMFACADRMTLRASSGIRYALALGALALMPATVMTTFAIEMRDMAPSRAVENGGQAMQVTFMPPLQPSINHSSPVTLVDGAQSPEGWLASHTRLLLPWIPWIDGIWMLGILLLAVRAAGGWWHLEKLRRTACGVVPDDVKASLLHVCKRVNVGSEIILRVSDRVISPMVMGVWQSTVILPVSAILHLSREELEAVLAHELGHIRRWDYACNLLQTALETLLFFHPAVWWISGIVRDRREVCCDEIAVKSCSDPVVYAQTLLRLEEEKARGLELAVAFKGRGGVLLGRIEKVLGGVEPMEHRITGGVRLAAVSVVMFGLLFGPKIREAIAASQPTPDRIVAIKPAASSIIVDPNFDPTMQQGASADKFQTRRAVMQVGGQASKPAGVQKAVEVSSLRAGGGRSSELTMMQAEAKTETRSESKGISYIDGMRDAGYPLDLNNDLNTLISLKSLGVTPEYAKAMGALGFGKPSVHELLSLKALGVTPEYVAELKQSGLGAKDFHEVTTEKALGITPEYAAAMKKTDFGDLNLRDLISLKAQGVTPEYVGWLKQQFPKITMDELRRAAVFHLDDKFLAQAKSHGFDGKDLDKLLRLKMSGLLDEE